A stretch of Podospora bellae-mahoneyi strain CBS 112042 chromosome 5, whole genome shotgun sequence DNA encodes these proteins:
- a CDS encoding hypothetical protein (COG:A; EggNog:ENOG503NXAZ; BUSCO:EOG09260MBW): MFSFCPLQGALSESTASQSLLELDGGVKILVDVGWDETFAVEKLRELEKQVPTLSFILLTHATVAHIGAYAHCCKHIPLFSTIPAYATRPVIDLGRTLTQDLYASTPLAATTIPTSSLAEVAYASSQAPSLNPNLLLQPPSPEEITRYFANIQAVQYSQPQQPRSSPFSPDITNLTVTAYNSGRTLGGAIWHIQHGLESIVYAVDWNQGKENVFSGAAWLSGGHGGGGSTEVIEQLRKPTALVCSSRTPDATLSRAKRDEQLLESIKLCIARGGTVLIPVDSSARVLELSYLLEHAWRNENNNNNNETFRNAQLYLAGHNIGSTLKHARSLFEWMDDKIVREFEAAAGGKESHSRGQRGGHHHDHKVAGPFDFKHLRLLERKGQVSWVLKQALEDLEPKGRVILATDSSLEWGFSKEVLKSIAGDARNLVLLTEKPAPNENKPSIARTLWEWWKERKDGVATEQTTSGETFEQVYAGGRELEIADASKQALEGNDLSVYQQWLATKQQLQATSHGGSGMTWEAWTDLNDALSDTSTESEESETEQQGKALNISANIKQASRKKVVLNDEDLGVNILIKKRGVYDYEVRGKKGREAMFPAVAQRRRHDEFGDLIRPEDYLRAEEREVADRQETDPAKTKQEDSLGKKRSLIAVNAANKATANSKREKQPARAHSDEPDDASATGAQGNGHQTEEVDELDEEEDAPVLGPAKLVMTTHKISVNLRIAFVDFSGLHDKRSLHMLIPLIQPRRLVLVAGTEQESQALAADCKKLLSAQLAANSSNESATVDVFTPPVGTFVNASVDTNAWVVKLSDYLAKKLKWQDVNGLGIATITGVLLPGGGFIPSDDPNDEGNKRQKTEEGGSPSSSMALTTVNNDANPRTLPTVDVLPVNLAATATVKAASQPLHAGDLRLADLRRAMLHAGHKAEFRGEGTLLIDETVAVRKSAAGRIELESVALPFAVGPGGGRSLMGGGGGGRGTFYAVREKIYDVLAVVPGA; this comes from the exons ATGTTTAGCTTCTGCCCATTACAAGGTGCCCTCTCCGAGTCCACAGCATCACAGTCGCTACTCGAACTCGATGGGGGTGTCAAGATCTTGGTGGATGTCGGCTGGGACGAGACCTTTGCTGTTGAAAAGCTCAGGGAACTAGAAAA ACAAGTCCCGACTCTATCATTCATCCTCCTGACCCATGCGACTGTCGCCCACATCGGAGCCTATGCGCACTGCTGCAAACATATCCCCCTGTTCTCAACCATCCCGGCCTATGCGACACGCCCAGTCATTGATCTCGGCCGTACACTGACACAAGATCTCTATGCCTCCACCCCATTAGCTGCGACGACAATACCAACGTCCTCACTCGCCGAAGTGGCCTACGCATCATCTCAGGCCCCATCACTGAACCCCAACCTGCTGCTTCAGCCACCATCCCCCGAGGAGATCACACGATACTTTGCTAATATTCAGGCCGTACAATactcacaaccacaacagccTCGATCCTCGCCATTCTCCCCAGACATCACCAACTTGACAGTCACAGCTTACAATTCGGGACGGACACTCGGTGGAGCCATCTGGCACATTCAGCACGGGCTCGAATCTATTGTCTACGCCGTCGACTGGAACCAAGGCAAGGAAAATGTCTTTTCAGGTGCCGCTTGGCTGAGCGGTGGGCATGGCGGGGGAGGCAGCACCGAGGTCATCGAACAACTCCGAAAACCAACAGCTCTGGTGTGCAGCAGCCGAACACCCGACGCCACCCTCTCTCGTGCGAAGCGTGATGAGCAACTCTTGGAATCGATCAAGCTCTGTATTGCGCGAGGAGGGACAGTCCTGATACCGGTCGATTCAAGTGCCAGAGTCTTGGAGCTTTCATATCTTCTAGAGCACGCCTGGAGGAACGAg aacaacaacaacaacaacgaaaCATTCAGAAATGCGCAGCTGTATCTGGCCGGTCACAACATCGGCAGTACTCTGAAGCACGCCAGGAGCTTGTTCGAGTGGATGGACGACAAGATTGTGAGGGAGTTTGAAGCCGCGGCTGGTGGCAAGGAAAGCCACAGTAGGGGCCAGAGGGGCGGACATCATCACGACCATAAGGTGGCCGGACCATTCGACTTTAAGCACCTGCGGCTGCTAGAGAGAAAGGGACAGGTTTCGTGGGTTCTTAAGCAAGCACTGGAGGATCTTGAACCAAAAGGCCGGGTTATTCTAGCTACAGATTCCAGCCTCGAGTGGGGCTTCTCGAAGGAGGTTCTCAAGTCCATTGCCGGTGACGCAAGAAATCTTGTTCTTCTAACCGAAAAGCCAGCACCGAACGAGAACAAGCCATCGATTGCCAGGACACTCTGGGAGTggtggaaggagagaaaggaCGGTGTAGCAACAGAGCAGACCACCAGTGGCGAGACCTTTGAACAGGTCTACGCCGGTGGGCGAGAACTAGAGATTGCTGATGCGTCAAAACAGGCGCTGGAAGGTAACGATCTCAGTGTTTACCAACAGTGGCTTGCGACAAAACAACAACTGCAAGCCACCTCACATGGCGGAAGTGGAATGACTTGGGAAGCCTGGACCGACTTGAACGATGCTCTCTCCGACACGTCCACCGAGTCTGAGGAGTCGGAGACGGAACAACAGGGCAAAGCACTCAATATTTCTGCCAACATCAAACAAGCCAGCCGAAAGAAGGTCGTCCTAAACGACGAAGACTTGGGtgtcaacatcctcatcaagaaGCGGGGTGTGTATGACTACGAAGTCCGGGGTAAAAAGGGGCGAGAAGCCATGTTCCCAGCAGTAGCCCAACGAAGACGTCACGATGAGTTTGGCGACCTCATCCGACCAGAAGACTACCTCCGCGCCGAAGAACGAGAAGTAGCCGACAGGCAAGAAACCGACCCAGCCAAGACCAAACAAGAAGACAGCTTGGGCAAAAAACGAAGTCTCATTGCCGTCAACGCCGCCAACAAGGCCACGGCGAACAGCAAACGGGAAAAGCAACCCGCCCGTGCCCACTCGGATGAGCCAGACGATGCCAGCGCCACTGGCGCCCAAGGAAATGGTCACCAGACGGAAGAAGTAGACGAActggacgaggaagaagacgccCCCGTCCTCGGACCTGCCAAGCTCGTCATGACCACTCACAAGATCAGCGTCAACCTCCGCATCGCGTTTGTCGACTTCTCCGGTCTGCACGATAAACGCTCGCTGCATATGCTCATCCCGCTCATCCAGCCCCGTCGGTTGGTTCTCGTCGCCGGAACGGAGCAGGAATCACAGGCTCTTGCGGCTGACTGCAAGAAGTTGCTTTCTGCGCAGCTGGCGGCTAACTCGTCCAATGAATCGGCGACGGTGGATGTGTTTACACCCCCGGTGGGGACGTTTGTGAATGCCTCGGTGGACACGAACGCCTGGGTGGTGAAGCTCTCGGATTATctggccaagaagctcaaatGGCAGGATGTTAATGGGCTGGGCATTGCTACTATTACGGGTGTGCTACTTCCCGGAGGGGGGTTTATTCCCTCGGACGACCCCAACGATGAGGGGAATAAACGGCAGAAGACGGAAGAAGGGGGGTCGCCTTCTTCGAGTATGGCGTTGACCACGGTCAATAATGATGCCAACCCGCGCACCCTCCCTACGGTGGATGTGCTACCGGTTAACCTGGCGGCTACGGCTACGGTGAAGGCGGCTTCGCAACCGCTTCATGCGGGGGATCTGAGGCTGGCGGAtctgaggagggcgatgttGCATGCTGGGCACAAGGCGGAGTttaggggggaggggacgcTGTTGATTGACGAGACGGTTGCGGTTAGGAAGAGTGCTGCTGGGAGGATAGAGTTGGAGAGCGTGGCCTTGCCGTTTGCGGTTGGgcctgggggtgggaggagtttgatggggggtggtgggggggggagggggacgtTTTATgcggtgagggagaagatttATGATGTTTTGGCTGTTGTGCCGGGGGCGTAG
- the SFB3 gene encoding COPII coat Sec23p-Sfb3p heterodimer component (COG:U; EggNog:ENOG503NUA4) — translation MAEFGMYHALGQGENIDPNDPHRRTQPAAPQFQPPVAPNPYQPQASSPYGAPTPPAQQPYYDTPSPAGVPPPPQLPGYGAPPAGEPGYFQGQQSPADDGGLAAQMGGMSLGPDAGHGAARRKKKDRHAYHQVEAVGSSQPFNGIPPAGTPATAFLNAEPSAAGARYGGSQFPAPVSPGFNPVPASPAEFAARGGGFGDATASATMVSSGGQDRVSPDEMPSVPLSRDSVQQYFLTNVYPTFERLVPPPATTSFVAFDQGNSSPKFARLSLTNIPATAEGLKSTALPLGLVLQPLAPLQAGELPIPVLDFGDAGPPRCHRCRAYINPFMIFRSGGNKFVCNLCNYANDTPPEYFCATSPQGVRVDRDQRPELMRGTVEFVVPKEYWTREPVGLRYVFVIDVTQESFNKGYLEAFCEGILRALYAPEDDEEKDENGEVKRRIPAGAKVGFVTYDKEVHFYNVSPSLEQAQMMIMPDIEDPFVPLSEGLFVDPYESKTVITSLLTRLPQMFSDIKNPEPALLSTLNAVVGALEKTGGKIFCSLAALPTWGPGRLFMRDDGKHPNGEPDKKLFSTEHPAWRKLAEKLVSIGAGVDFFMASPSGGYLDIATVGYVSATTGGETFFYPNFIAGRDNTKLSLEIKHAVTRETGYQALMKVRCSNGLQVSAYHGNFIQHTFGADLEIGVIDADKALGVTFGYDGKLDSKLDAHFQAALLYTTASGQRRVRCLNVIAGVSEQARDSIKFIDQDAVYTILAKEASTKLATTSSSLKDVRASLTEKTIDVLAMYRKNFLAQAHPPGQLVMPERLKEFAMYMLGMIKSRAFKGGNETSDRRVHEMRMIRSMGCLELSLYLYPRMIPIHNLAPEDGFPDPATGHLKMPPSIRTTFSRVEPGGVYIVDNGQQLLIWFHAQTSPNLIEDLFGPGMDELRKLDAYTSQLPVLETHLNAQVRNILEWLRGMRGSKGLTVQLARQGLDGAEYEFARLLVEDRNNEAQGYVDWLVAVHRGVQLEVSKGTRLK, via the exons ATGGCCGAGTTCGGCATGTACCACGCCCTGGGTCAGGGGGAGAACATCGATCCCAACGATCCCCATCGTCGAACCCAACCAGCCGCTCCTCAGTTCCAACCACCAGTTGCCCCGAACCCCTACCAGCCCCaggcctcctccccatatGGTGCGCCAACACCTCCGGCACAGCAGCCGTACTACGACACCCCTTCCCCAGCCGGTGTTCCCCCCCCGCCTCAGCTTCCGGGTTATGGAGCTCCCCCAGCAGGAGAGCCAGGTTATTTCCAGGGTCAGCAATCTCCTGccgatgatggtggtttggCCGCTCAGATGGGAGGAATGAGCCTGGGTCCTGATGCGGGCCACGgtgcggcgaggaggaagaagaaggaccgCCATGCCTACCATCAGGTCGAGGCCGTGGGATCATCACAGCCCTTCAATGGCATTCCTCCAGCTGGAACACCTGCTACAGCCTTCCTCAACGCCGAGCCCTCGGCTGCCGGTGCTCGCTATGGTGGCTCTCAGTTCCCAGCGCCGGTAAGCCCGGGCTTCAATCCTGTTCCGGCTTCACCCGCCGAGTTTGCGGCGAGGGGTGGCGGCTTTGGTGATGCCACTGCCTCCGCCACCATGGTTTCTAGCGGGGGCCAGGACAGAGTATCTCCTGACGAGATGCCAAGTGTGCCCCTTTCCCGGGACTCGGTCCAGCAATACTTCCTCACCAACGTCTATCCTACCTTTGAGCGCCTGgttccccctcccgccaccacctccttcgtcGCCTTTGACCAAGGAAACTCATCCCCCAAGTTTGCCCGTCTGAGTTTGACCAACATTCCCGCCACGGCCGAAGGACTGAAGAGCACAGCACTGCCCCTGGGTCTTGTGTTGCAGCCTCTTGCCCCTCTCCAAGCCGGCGAGCTGCCGATTCCCGTCTTGGACTTTGGTGATGCCGGCCCGCCCCGCTGCCACAGATGCCGTGCTTacatcaaccccttcatGATCTTCCGCTCTGGCGGCAACAAGTTTGTGTGCAACCTGTGCAACTATGCCAACGACACCCCTCCCGAATACTTCTGTGCCACCAGCCCCCAGGGTGTTCGCGTGGACCGCGACCAGCGCCCAGAGCTTATGCGGGGCACCGTGGAGTTTGTGGTGCCCAAGGAGTATTGGACCAGGGAGCCAGTTGGTCTCCGTTACGTTTTCGTCATTGACGTCACCCAGGAATCTTTCAACAAGGGCTACTTGGAGGCCTTTTGCGAGGGCATTCTCCGTGCTCTGTATGCtcccgaggatgacgaggagaaggatgagaatggagaggtgaagaggaggatacCGGCGGGCGCCAAGGTTGGCTTCGTGACTTACGACAAGGAGGTTCACTTTTACAATGTGAGCCCGTCGTTGGAGCAGGCTCAGATGATGATTATGCCGGACATTGAAGATCCTTTTGTTCCGCTCAGCGAGGGCTTGTTTGTGGATCCTTATGAGTCCAAGACGGTCATCACGTCTCTTTTGACAAGGCTGCCGCAGATGTTTTCGGACATCAAGAACCCGGAGCCGGCGCTGCTTTCTACCCTGAACGCGGTTGTGGGTGCGCTGGAAAAAACTGGTGGGAAGATTTTCTGCTCGTTGGCTGCGCTGCCTACTTGGGGTCCTGGACGTTTGTTCATGAGGGATGATGGAAAGCATCCTAATGGTGAGCCGGACAAGAAGTTGTTTAGCACGGAGCACCCGGCCTGGAGGAAAttggccgagaagctggttTCTattggtgctggtgttgactTTTTTATGGCGTCGCCTTCCGGGGGTTATCTTGATATTGCCACTGTTG GCTATGTGTCTGCCACCACTGGCGGCGAGACCTTCTTCTACCCCAATTTCATTGCTGGCAGggacaacaccaagcttTCCCTTGAGATCAAGCACGCCGTAACCCGTGAGACGGGCTACCAGGCCCTCATGAAGGTCAGGTGCTCCAATGGCCTTCAGGTATCGGCCTATCATGGCAACTTCATCCAGCACACATTTGGCGCCGACCTTGAGATCGGTGTGATTGATGCCGACAAAGCCCTTGGTGTCACCTTTGGCTACGACGGCAAGCTAGACTCCAAACTGGACGCCCACTTCCAGGCTGCCCTTCTTtacaccaccgcctccggccAGCGCAGAGTCCGCTGCTTGAACGTCATCGCTGGTGTTAGCGAACAGGCGAGAGATAGCATCAAGTTTATTGACCAGGATGCTGTCTACACTATTCTTGCAAAGGAAGCCTCCACCAAGCTTGCTACTACTAGCAGTAGTCTGAAGGACGTCCGGGCGAGTCTTACGGAGAAGACGATTGATGTCTTGGCCATGTACCGCAAGAATTTCCTGGCTCAGGCGCATCCACCCGGACAGCTGGTTATgccggagaggttgaaggagttTGCGATGTACATGCTTGGCATGATCAAATCTCGTGCTTTCAAGGGCGGTAATGAAACATCTGACCGGAGGGTGCACgagatgaggatgattcGCTCCATGGGCTGCCTGGAACTGTCTCTCTACCTCTACCCGAGGATGATACCCATTCACAACCTCGCTCCCGAGGATGGCTTCCCCGACCCCGCCACCGGACACCTCAAGATGCCCCCTTCCATCCGCACCACCTTCTCCCGTGTCGAACCCGGGGGTGTGTACATTGTGGACAATGGCCAGCAGCTCCTCATCTGGTTCCACGCCCAGACGAGCCCGAACCTGATTGAGGACTTGTTTGGGCCTGGAATGGATGAGCTGAGGAAGCTGGACGCGTACACGAGCCAGCTGCCGGTGTTGGAGACGCACTTGAATGCGCAGGTGAGGAATATTTTGgagtggttgagggggatgaggggaagCAAGGGGTTGACGGTGCAGCTGGCGAGGCAGGGGTTGGACGGGGCCGAGTACGAGTTTGCGAggttgctggtggaggataGGAACAATGAGGCGCAGGGTTATGTGGATTGGTTGGTGGCGGTGCACAGGGGGGTGCAGCTTGAGGTGAGTAAGGGGACGAGGTTGAAGTGA
- the UTP22 gene encoding U3 snoRNP protein (BUSCO:EOG09260FX0; EggNog:ENOG503NVZF; COG:J), with the protein MDSGPAKRRKLDHSQDGAGKALEAAVSTGGVSRSRAFILEAEELLEEVRINYKTAFEGADQLLHKIKSSIETIKSQEPLPILEAATKFERKSKIKIPFPDPQPPKNSNYKVAFAKPSQFNVVGSYVSKTMVKTQKDHSVDMIVVLPQEILQEKDYLDLRYFYKRAYYLAVVASALQKESGNEAELSYEYLNGNPLTPVLAIQPKSPEATDEESKGRLQYRIRIIPCAPEGFFPKGKLHLGASLVRRGRDTESETPAHPTAFYNSTVTAEGSFLSYLKLLRQTEKKCAAFKKACILGRTWLQQRGFGGDISKGGFGHFEWSVLLALLLQGGQRMGHAALSTSLSATQLFKAQVQFLSVMNFSEKPCVLGAENVDLEEHIESGPILYDYSRGLNVAFKMGHWSAALLHQHAKWTRSLLNDSSADQFTPTFILRADLPSHTFDLFAHLNYSDVLDQVIGNDYSESRGRIWQLGSKVYRVLKRALGDKELGERARVVHIQTPEQPKWSLAEKPKDQTRAALEVGVLFDPVNMSRVVDKGPSAGATAEEKEECDRFRRFWGDKAELRRFERDTIRETLVWKSTTPFEICEEIMRYILALHLRIGHLEDDISFYGNGLDVLLSIKPADTTSYNVARKEFSTFERDIRNLDDLPLRVRQIAPVCPELRHASVKPPVFGSLKSGPRPMDCVISFEASGKWPESIAAIQRTKIAFLLMIGNLLENSKQGVKTHVGLEDAHFETENLAFLDVVYESGPAFRLRIHSDLEESLLERQVKDKTQEQYLRQRATTQLAAFKRLYNNLPLHNQTINTSITRFPALGPTIRLVKHWFNSHKLSIHFTPEFIELVTLHIFLSPYPWDAPSSPATGFNRVLLFLSRWDWRSEPLIIDSGNELTNSDHFAIVTRMEAWRKIDPGMNHTVLFVATTQEPTGIAWTSLNNEPKPTRVVATRMTALAKAACRVVREEQLLLDPRRLFVPSLKEYDVLIHLDPKALKNAMRTYENVDPAEEVGEGRGSKFKNLDVVTGEDLLPLVAHPAEVLLEQFGKVFGGPLVFFWGGEGDNVVGAIWNPGMERRVLKGGMLASYRPGRQQQEEGDGEDKVEVEMNKEAMVGEMARLGGDLVERIEMR; encoded by the exons ATGGATTCCGGACCGGCGAAACGAAGAAAACTCGACCACAGCCAGGATGGCGCTGGGAAAGCTCTCGAAGCAGCAGTCTCGACTGGCGGCGTTTCCAGATCCAGAGCATTCATCCTAGAGGCCGaggagttgttggaggaaGTGCGCATCAACTACAAGACTGCTTTTGAAGGCGCCGACCAATTGCTTCACAAGATCAAGAGTTCCATCGAGACCATCAAGTCTCAAGAACCTCTCCCA ATTCTCGAGGCTGCGACAAAATTCGAAAGGAAATCCAAGATCAAGATTCCCTTCCCCGATCCGCAACCACCAAAGAACTCCAACTACAAAGTCGCATTCGCCAAACCCTCTCAGTTCAATGTCGTCGGCAGCTATGTTTCCAAAACGATGGTCAAGACGCAAAAAGATCACAGCGTGGACATGATTGTGGTTCTGCCGCAGGAGATTTTGCAAGAGAAGGATTACCTCGACCTGCGATACTTTTACAAGAGGGCATATTACCTGGCTGTTGTTGCGAGTGCTCTGCAAAAGGAGTCTGGAAACGAGGCCGAGCTATCCTACGAGTACCTCAACGGCAACCCATTGACTCCCGTTCTCGCAATTCAGCCAAAGTCACCAGAAGCGACGGATGAGGAATCGAAGGGGCGTCTGCAGTACAGAATACGGATCATCCCATGCGCCCCAGAGGGCTTCTTTCCCAAGGGGAAGCTTCATCTGGGCGCTTCCTTGGTCcgaagagggagagacaCCGAATCGGAAACGCCAGCGCACCCTACCGCCTTTTACAACTCGACCGTGACCGCGGAGGGGTCTTTCCTGTCGTACCTGAAACTTCTTCGCCAGACCGAAAAGAAGTGCGCCGCGTTCAAGAAGGCCTGTATTTTGGGACGGACATGGCTCCAGCAGAGAGGGTTCGGCGGTGACATCTCCAAGGGCGGGTTCGGTCACTTTGAGTGGTCGGTTTTGCTCGCTCTTCTGCTTCAAGGAGGCCAAAGGATGGGGCATGCGGCGTTGTCGACATCGCTCAGCGCCACTCAACTGTTCAAGGCTCAGGTTCAGTTCTTGTCAGTGATGAACTTTTCAGAGAAGCCATGCGTTCTTGGCGCTGAAAATGTTGATTTGGAGGAACATATCGAGTCTGGACCGATCCTGTACGATTATTCTCGGGGGCTGAATGTTGCTTTCAAGATGGGACATTGGTCAGCCGCTTTGCTGCACCAACACGCCAAGTGGACCAGAAGCCTGTTGAATGACAGCTCTGCCGACCAGTTCACGCCTACTTTCATCCTCAGGGCCGACCTGCCTTCTCACACGTTTGACTTGTTTGCCCACCTCAACTACAGCGATGTTTTGGACCAAGTTATTGGAAACGATTATTCCGAGTCCCGTGGCAGAATTTGGCAGCTCGGTAGCAAGGTTTACAGAGTGCTCAAGAGAGCGCTGGGCGACAAGGAGCTGGGTGAAAGAGCGAGGGTTGTTCATATTCAGACTCCCGAGCAGCCAAAATGGTCTCTTGCGGAAAAGCCCAAGGACCAGACAAGAGCCGCCCTGGAAGTTGGTGTACTGTTTGACCCCGTCAATATGAGCCGCGTGGTGGACAAGGGGCCTTCTGCTGGCGCAACGgccgaagagaaggaggaatgCGACAGGTTCCGCAGGTTTTGGGGCGACAAGGCCGAGTTGCGTCGTTTTGAGCGGGACACGATCCGTGAGACACTGGTCTGgaagtcaacaacaccattcGAGATCTGCGAGGAGATCATGCGGTACATCCTCGCGCTCCACCTTCGTATTGGTCATCTCGAGGACGACATCAGCTTCTACGGCAACGGCCTGGatgtcctcctctccatcaaaCCCGCCGACACAACCTCGTACAATGTAGCAAGAAAAGAGTTTAGCACCTTTGAACGCGACATCCGcaacctcgacgaccttCCCCTGCGCGTTCGTCAGATCGCTCCTGTCTGCCCTGAACTTCGGCATGCCTCTGTCAAACCTCCGGTATTTGGCTCTCTCAAGTCCGGGCCTCGCCCAATGGACTGCGTCATTTCCTTTGAAGCCTCGGGTAAATGGCCCGAAAGCATCGCCGCTATCCAGAGGACCAAGATTGCTTTCCTACTCATGATCGGCAACCTCCTCGAAAACAGCAAACAAGGGGTGAAAACCCACGTCGGTCTCGAGGACGCCCACTTCGAAACCGAAaacctcgccttcctcgacGTGGTCTATGAATCCGGCCCAGCTTTCCGCCTTCGCATCCACAGCGACCTGGAAGAGTCCCTTCTCGAACGACAAGTCAAGGACAAGACTCAGGAACAATACCTCCGACAAAGAGCCACGACTCAACTGGCTGCCTTCAAGAGGTTAtacaacaacctcccactCCACAACCAAACAATCAACACCAGCATCACCCGCTTCCCCGCCTTGGGCCCAACGATAAGACTGGTGAAACACTGGTTCAACAGCCATAAACTCTCCATCCACTTCACACCCGAGTTCATCGAGCTCGTCACCCTGCACATCTTCCTGTCACCCTACCCCTGGGacgcaccctcctcccccgccaccggGTTCAATCGCGTCTTGCTATTTTTATCCCGTTGGGACTGGCGCTCAGAACCACTGATCATCGACTCGGGGAATGAACTGACCAACTCTGACCACTTTGCTATTGTAACAAGGATGGAAGCGTGGAGGAAGATTGACCCGGGGATGAACCACACTGTTCTCTTTGTTGCCACCACCCAGGAGCCGACCGGTATCGCGTGGACAAGTCTGAACAATGAGCCGAAGCCGACAAGGGTGgtggcgacgaggatgacggcTCTGGCGAAGGCGGCTTGTAGGGTCGTTAGGGAGGAGCAGTTGTTGCTCGACCCGAGGAGGCTGTTTGTCCCTTCGCTTAAGGAGTATGACGTGCTTATTCATCTTGATCCTAAAGCGTTGAAGAATGCGATGAGGACGTATGAGAATGTTGAtcctgctgaggaggtgggggaggggagggggagtaagTTTAAGAATTTGGATGTTGTCACTGGGGAGGATTTACTCCCTTTGGTGGCGCACCCGGCGGAGGTCTTGCTGGAGCAGTTTGGGAAGGTATTTGGGGGCccgttggtgtttttttggggtggggagggggataatGTTGTGGGGGCGATTTGGAATccggggatggagaggagggtgttgaagggggggatgttggctAGTTATAGGCCGgggaggcagcagcaggaggagggggatggggaggacaaggtggaggtggagatgaataaggaggcgatggtgggggagatggcgaggttggggggggatttggtggagaggattgAGATGAGGTAG